The Leishmania braziliensis MHOM/BR/75/M2904 complete genome, chromosome 9 DNA window CCTTTCGACTTCTTTCCACGCCTCCCCGCTTGGCTCTACGCCACGGACACGCAAAGAGACGTCGGCCCAACGTGTGTGttgggcagcgctgccgtctgAGGGGCGATAGAAGAAACACAAAAGGACCCGCGCgcgcaccacaccacacccCCCTAACAACATTATACATacaaggcggtgctggtgacggagaagagggagacaggCGGCGACTCAGCCGAGCGCTTCGGTCTTTCCTACGTACGGATAGAGTTGTCTGAGTGTGGCGTGTGGGCTTTGCTACCCATCCAGCCCTCGCTTTCCTGCCATGCGCATGAAAGGGggcagcaacacacacacacacacaggcaacGCCAAGTGCCATCACATGAACTTGGCCACCATCCGCACCACCAAGTCCTCGATAGCCTCCTTTACATTTTTCCCGGTGCTGGCGCTCGTCTCGTAGTAGGCGGCACAGCCGTGCTCACGTGCCCAGGCACGCCCTTGCTCCTCACTCACGGcccgcggccgcggcgcagctgccccaGGTACCGCTGTATCATCCACTTTGTTCGCAcagagcaccaccaccggcgcCTTTCCGTCCGTGCGCCCGACAGCTTTtccagcagcggtgccgctcgTTACTGCATTGAGGACGGACATCCGCTTCCCACCGGCACCAGCTGCGACCGCGTTGCCGGGTGAAGCGGGGCCACGGCCGtcacccccaccaccgcttTCTGCTGCTGGCATTCCTTGGCAGTACGCGCAGAGCTCCTCCCACCAGCCTTGTAGGGCAGAAAAGCTCTGCGCGTTACGCGCATCGTACATGAGCAGCACGCCCTGGGCAGCTTCGTAGAATTCGTTGCGGATTTCGCGATAGTCGTCATCGCCAGAGCCGTCCCAGAAGTTCACCCGCACGTCTGTGGGGATGGCTGAGgaggcgccgccaccgccgctgttgaTGCCGcactgtgccgctgccgttgccgccgatgatgatgatgatgacccgctactgcgctgctgcagcactgctgctttgTCCACTTCCACCTTTCTGATGCCGAAGTCGATGCCGATGGTGGGGATGTACTTCGTAACAAACCGGCCCTCACAGTAGCGCTTGATCAGACAGCTCTTGCCTACGCCGACGTCGCCAATGGCAAGCAGCTTGATGCGCGGGTAGTCCAGCGAGGcggggaggtggggaggggtAGCGGAGGCAGCAGGCATTACTAGGAGGAATGGCatgcgcgggtgtgcgtggaAGGGAGCCTCTACAGTGAGTGGATGCCGAAGGCTGGTCTTGTTGAGAAGAGAGaatgggagagagggaattCTCTGTCGCTTCAGCATCGGGTTACCATAGACATCGGTTGCGGCAGATCCGTACCATTCCAGCTCCTGTGCTGGGGGTCTCACTCatccgctttctctctctttcgcagAGTTGAAGGGCAATGAATCGTCTTAGCCGCTCGCGGccggaaggagagagggagggggaggaggtgcggaGCGGAAGTGATTTcacctttcctcttccttttaTTGGTCGGCACGACCGCCTCCACACTTCACCGTTAACCTGCTACGACACCCCCCctcaccacacacacacacagagacgcgcTCTCTTAGTGTGCCTTGCACttcgtggggagggggagggggaggaggaggaagcgcacTTTGATTGCCAGCACTCACGCATACACGAGTGTGTACGCGTCGGACGGCTTTAAGCTTCTCTGTGATCAGAGAGacaagggaaggggggagggagagagtgaggcgACACAGCAGAGAGGTCCACGTGCATACGTATACTCAAGTATACGccatcctccctcccccgacACCACACGATTtggcagcgcgtgcgcaTGCGCTTGTCTGCGTTGGTGCTTATTGAAGGGGATGGGGAGACGACAGCGACACGCTGCTCACGGGAAACCCCcgcaagacacacacacacacccacccacacacatcaGGCACAGGGCTCTCCCTGCTGGTGTACCTTTTCATGTGCGCAGTCGCGGGCAACGCCGTCATTCACATCAGCGTGTGCATGTCTCTTCCTGTCAGTCAGggagtgcgtgcgcgtggggGCCCCTCCCTGCGGAGTGTAGGAGAAAAGGGGTGCAAAAAGGCCTGTTGAGAAATGAGGCGAGGCGAGGCGAGGCAGGACGGGGAGGAGATGTGGGGTCtgacaggcacacacgcacacggccCAGAGACCCACACGTGCCCACATCCTCCGACACCCACCACGACAAGAACACTGGCCGCTTTCCCTCCTCAACTCTTTGATGTCAGGCGCGTATTTTTGTGTTGTAATGCCGCGTAGCGTTCAGCAAATCCATCATCAGTCGGCGCCGCCAAGCCAAGCTCTCGCGCTCGCCAGCGCTCTCGCTCGATATCCTTCTCGATGGACGCGTGACGGCGAttgcgctccttctcctcgctAAAGTACACCGCCCAGTAGATGGCCAGCGCGGTGAGCGCGCAGCCGATCACGAGGCGCCTTTCGCTTGGTCGCTTGAAGCCAACGAGTTGCTGCACCGTTGGGTCAGACCCGACGTAGCGCTTTACGTATGAGTTCATGACTGCCTGTGGGGTCTACACGCATGCGTGCCCATAGATGCAGGCGTGTAGACGTGTGTGGCTcagacggagagagggggagagagaggagctgcagtgAGGGAGGACGTAGGAAACACTGCAggcagaagggagaaagaaaacagTGGACGGTAGACTGCAGAGCACCGCGCATGACGAAGCCACGGTGGCCTGCAGCCCAGAGGACGCGGAGGGATGATGCACGGCACCTGCGGCAACGTGACCGAAGCATGTGGGGAGGAGCCCCATCGCCccaccatcgcctccacggctctttctctctctcgccttcgtTCATCTCCGCAACAGGAGGCGCACGGCCCTGAGGAAAGTAACGCAGCAACCAACCATAATACCAccaacacccccccccccccacacacacacacacccacatcgTCAGGAATACCTGAGCACCCGCCTCTGAGCTGCACACTTCGCACGCTCCGCTGTACGTGTATAGCTGCGCATGCGTGTCTGCATCtgcctttgtgtgtgtgtagagagaaagaaaaaaaaggggaaagcgaAGAAGATGGCGAGAATACATGCGAGGGCTGGCgcgggtgagggggaggaggagatcgaGCACGCGAGGTTCCTTCAGCAGTGCCACCCAAACACTCGCTCCGACGTTCATGTGTGTTCACACACGTTGCACACAGGCCCACGCACGCCCTACTCCACACCGCTCCCCGCCGCGCAAGCGCTCAGTCCACCGTTGATAGTTTACATCGGCGAAATCACAGAAAACACGAAGTGGCAGGCAAAAGGCACAACGCAGCTGCACACaggcgccacctccgccaaaCCGGTGGTcccaccccctttctttccttccacGGGTGACTACACCCagggcaccaccaccacagctcGTGCTCAACATACGCAAGAGCGCATCCATCTTGCGTGCTTNNNNNNNNNNNNNNNNNNNNNNNNNNNNNNNNNNNNNNNNNNNNNNNNNNNNNNNNNNNNNNNNNNNNNNNNNNNNNNNNNNNNNNNNNNNNNNNNNNNNccccccccccaacacacacacacagacgcacataAGTGCAATAAGAGAGCGGAGTGTGGGGCAACAACAAACGCCCCCCTTTCAAAGCAAGCAAAAACAAGCGGAAGCGGCGATGCGTGACGCACCTCCACCCGctcgcgcacacacgccttcATGCCTACGCATACGGTGATCAAccaccgcacacgcacacgtgcgctgtGTTatcctcccttcccctccatggatggggggggggttcacacttcctttcttctcgcCATGCGTCGATTCCTACATCTTGTTCAGTCGGATGGCGAGCTCGTTAACGAGCTTGTTGTAGTCCACCACCTCCGACTCCTCTGACGTCTCGGCCAGCAGCATCAGTTCTTCTAGCtcctcggcgctgctgtgctcccCGGCGGAAACGAAGAGCTCAGTGAACTGCTTCTTGGTGATGGTTCCAGTATTATTTTGGTCAAGCAAGCGGAAGGCGtgccgcatctcctccatcgACTGCTCATCGATTTCCTTCGTCATCAGCATCATGAACTCCGAAAATTCCAGCCCGAGAGCGTGCTCATCCTGGTGCACGATGCGGAGCAGATCGTTCACTTCCTCTTCGGTTGTGTGCAGGCCGCAGTTGTGGAACGCCCTGTAGAGTTCCTTGTCGCTAATGATGCTTGCCATTTGGCCATTCGTCAAGATGCGATAgccctcctgcagctctgccgaGGCGCTGTGGTTCAGCGCACCGCGGTAGATGGCGCTGGAGAAGCCGGAGATGCCGGGATGACGCACACTactcagctgctgctgagatAGGCTCGCTGGTGATGCTTTAGAGCTGCTCATTTTTGGGTATTTTTTCTCTTATACTATTCCTTCtggtgtgtgctgctgctactggctggtggcggtggtggttggtggacGTTGCGGAGGCGGGCGTGGGGGCAGGGAGTGGGGGCCTGCAAGGAGGATGGGTTGATAGGTGTAAAGCGTTGGCGGGCAAACTGCTGCGGATGGGATGGGGTGATGGTGCAAGGGGGCGTAAGGGGGTCTACGCGTGGGAAAACcggtgcgcgcgcgcagaggGTGAAGGGCGCTGACGGATGTGACTTAATGGGTGTGGAAGGGGACTCCCAGAAGCGGACGCGAGAGTTCGAGCGCGCGCGCCCCCACGCACGTgagcaaagaaaacaaaCAGGAAataccgagagagagagagcgagaggctGGTGGGGGAAGGAAGGATACATCCATCGAGACGGCTGTGCTTGAGAGGGAGACATGAGAGGTGCGCGCCAAAGATACCTCACGACCTCTACCTCCTTCTGTGTCAGTCGGTCTGAAGCAAATGACTAGCGGGCAAGCACAGACAGACTCAGATATATCCATCACCTCTCTCAAGAGAAGTGGCGTACTCGTCTTGCAAGTCAGGAGGAAGAGTAGAGGTGTGCACGTGTGACGGCcccgtttctctttctgcgcTTCACGTGCTCAGCGTTCGTTCTGCCACACCCAAGAGTTTCTTCGCAtgagagacgcagaggaagagcgaaGCGCGCGGTGGGAGTTAggcccccccaccccgcctctttttctcgaTGCCTTCTCTTCCCATTTCAGGTCTTTGATGGAGCGCCAAAGTCATGCAGGCGaggaaggcggtggtgggaggagggggggggaggggtcgaGGGGTATCGggcgtttttcttcttggCCGTTAACTCCCGTTCCCTCAcatctcccctcccccctcttcagtGTCTTCTCCCATTGCGCCTTCTAATAATCACCGCCatcctccgctctctctctctctctctttacacGGTACCTCATCCCCACACCAGCCCTCTTTTCCACGTGCATGTCAGCAACACCAACCTGTAGGCCGACGCACGTGCACATGGATGGCGCCACTCTCTCCGTGCCTTGGGCTCCTACGAACACCAAACTCACAGCAAGGATCCCCCCTTCGAGGGTGCCCGTCTCGAGAACCGCAAGAAGGTTCTCCCGCcgaaagtgtgtgtgtgtgtggtcactctgcctccccccctcccattgCCGTTACGACTAAGAGGACGGGAGACGCAGAGACTGAGGTAGGAGAGACAGTGAAGGGGGGGGCGAGtgagggcggaggagggaggggagatgtgagggagggggcacaaCGGACGCAGCGCAAACAAAATGAAAGAATACGCTATTACATCTTTTGTGGGCGTAGCGCCCCGTTTCATCAGTGTCGTCGTTTGTACgatgagggaggagggaggtaccgcaggagggggagtggtggtggtgagggaggcgCGGCAAgagtgtgtatgcgtgtgtgggtgtgggtgtggaagTACGCGAAGAGGAGCGCTGAGGAagcttctccttcctcacaCCACCTTCCATCCCTTTCTTCCCCTCGATGACTCAAAATCACAACCACATGTGCACGTGCGGACATACGCGACAATCAGGTTGCCCTTTCCCCACTTCCTGCACTCTCACACGTTCACACACGTGCCCACACGATGCACCATTGAGCAGCCCTTTCCCCATCGCCCCGGCGCCGCccactcctctccctccttgttctccccctcctcctcacgtattattcttcttcctcctcttcctgctgctgctgctgcgcagacAACAAACGTGAGAGAAGACAACACGCAAAGAGCCAAAAGGAGAAACAATACAAAGAAGAAGTACataaaaataaaaaaagtCAGAAAAGCCCACGCcgcacaggaagagaggcaggccGACAGACGCGGAGGGAGAGCAGAGCAGAGCtctgtagagagagagagaaaagggccCATGCCTCGTGCTCTGTTCTCTGCTCCGctctgctgtctctctctctctccctctcgctttcacgcacacacacccacccacacacacattcgtACGCTCGCGCTGATTCAGCGATCCATCCACATCTGCATACACACGTGTATGCAGAAAAGAGCGATTGACTTCGCACCGTTGACTGACCGTCGGTATCTGTATAACATGCACGTGCCACTGCAACTCTGACGCTGTCGGTGCGTGTGTAAGCTGCCCGCTCAGCTCCCTTTTACTACGTCTCTGCATCTATAAAGGTTGCCCAcgagcgaaaagagagagaggccctACTTGCTCATCATCATCTTAACGAACTCCTCGTAGTTGATCTGGCCGTCACCGTCCACGTCGGCCTCGCGGATCATCtcgtccacctcctcgtccgtgAGCTTCTCGCCGAGGTTGGTCAtgacgtggcgcagctccgcagcggaGATGAAGCCGTTGCCATCCTTGTCGAACACGCGGAACGCCTCCttgatctcctcctccgagtCGGAGTCCTGCATCTTGCGCGCCATCAGCGTCAGGAACTCGGGGAAGTcgatggtgccgctgccgtcctGGTCCACCTCGTTGATCatgtcctgcagctccgcctcggtGGGGTTCTGGCCGAGCGAGCGCATGACGGTGCCGAGCTCcttggtggtgatggtgccgtcgccgtccttgtcaaagagggaaaaggccTCCTTGAACTCGGAGATCTGCTCGTTGGACAGCTGATCCGCCATGGCtgctgtgggtgggtgcttTGGTGGTCGTGCAGgggaaaaaggggaaagTTTTAACCTTTAGGGTTTGCAACGGGCCTTAAAGCAGATCTCTAAGTCGTGGCGTGGGAGACGCGCGGCGCAAGATATTacctgagagagagagagagggaggacaCAGATGCTGAGAGTGCTGATGTGAGCTGAGTGAGATGATGATGGTTCTGCTGGACTGTATGTTTCAGCAAgttgggaggggaggaggaagggggcggggcggTGAAGTGGTgtggagaaaagggggtgaCTGCACGAGGAGGCAGCGTGCGTCAGAGGGAATGGGTGGGTAGGCAATGCGCACGTAGAAGTGTAGCgcagcgtgagagagaggttCACTGTACAgacatgtgtgcgtgtgtgcgtgtgtgtgtgtgtgtatactTACGTTTGCGTGCTGTCGTCAACTTATGTACATGACTGGAAGACTTTATGAAGGCACGTGCGCCCGCCCGAGCGTGTCTTTTGGTTGTTCAGCtctcgttgttgttttttttttttttgggcgtcttttccctttcctttttggCTCTTCACGTATCGAACTTTTCCAGCCACATTTTCAACTCTtttttggtgtgtgtgtgcgtgtgtgtgtgtgtgtgtgtgtgtgtgtgtgtgtgtgtgtgtgtgtgcgtgtgcgtgtgtgtgtgtgtgtgtgtgtgtgcctcgcTTGCTTGCTTGCTTCTCTGTCTATAagatggagggaggagtcGGCGAGTCCGTCAAGTaaacacactcacacacacacccacgagACNNNTTTNNNNNNNNNNNNNNNNNNNNNNNNNNNNNNNNNNNNNNNNNNNNNNNNNNNNNNNNNNNNNNNNNNNNNNNNNNNNNNNNNNNNNNNNNNNNNNNNNNNNCCGGGACGCACAGGCTTTTGCACAATCTCCCCGGCTCGGCCGGAGGCCCCACTCCTTCATCTGGACTGAGGTGCGCAGAGTGCGAGCCCCCCAGTTGTGGTGAATGACGCTCCCGCACTGCTGCACTACGTGTGCTTGAAGGTTGTGTAGACGCACCCTTCTTCCACTCCTCGTCTGACTACCAACGACTGCACCCACGCGCTGGGCCATCGGCCACGAGTGCGAGCCaacccccttctccccgtGACCTCTACGTCCACCGACGCCAGGAGAGCGATCGAAGGGTCCTACTTGCTCATCATCATCTTAACGAACTCCTCGTAGTTGATCTGGCCGTCACCGTCCACGTCGGCCTCGCGGATCATCtcgtccacctcctcgtccgtgAGCTTCTCGCCGAGGTTGGTCAtgacgtggcgcagctccgcagcggaGATGAAGCCGTTGCCATCCTTGTCGAACACGCGGAACGCCTCCttgatctcctcctccgagtCGGAGTCCTGCATCTTGCGCGCCATCAGCGTCAGGAACTCGGGGAAGTcgatggtgccgctgccgtcctGGTCCACCTCGTTGATCatgtcctgcagctccgcctcggtGGGGTTCTGGCCGAGCGAGCGCATGACGGTGCCGAGCTCcttggtggtgatggtgccgtcgccgtccttgtcaaagagggaaaaggccTCCTTGAACTCGGAGATCTGCTCGTTGGACAGCTGATCCGCCATGGCtgctgtgggtgggtgcttTGGTGGTTGTGCAGGGGAAAAAGGGAGCTGTGGGGGGCCGGAGGATGAGAGACAGAGACCAACAGAACTTGGGTCAATCGCAATGGTTATGGCGGACTCGAAGGGAAGAGCTGGGgtaggaagaggggaaaTATGAAGCTGGTGGAAGGACTGAGGTGGCGACAGGTTTTGTGGGGGTGGGAGgtagagggaaggaggagaggacgAGGCGGGCGAAGGGAAACGAGGTAGGGcgagcagagaagagggatCAGGTGCTGGGATGAGAGATGAAGAAGCACCCTGAGAAGAGACGCAAATGCTCACACAAACAAAGGAAGACGACCACAGGctgaggcagcagctgctgcggcctaATTCTCCTTCCCTTCATTTTCCATACGAGATCGAGGTCGCATTTATGCGCGTAGCCTCCGTCAGCAAaatccccccttttcttccttcgatctcctcctctgtaTCGTTCGTTCAACTCCCCACCTCACTCCACGCATGCCAGGGTGGTGTGAGGGCGATGTGCGTGGGATGCTCaaggcagcgcagctccttcCAGCTACTTTCTTGTTCTCCGCTTTGCGTtgcagcgcgcgtgtgcgtgtcgaaGCAACAACGGTGACGGCGACAGTGGCACGAAGGGATGCTGCAGGGATACGTCGAAGGGCAGGGATCACCGAGGATGTTCGCGGTGATGCGCTTCCACACGCCACCACGGCGCACCCGTCACTGCCGTCCGTTCCCCCGTGACGTCTCTGCTCGTTGCGATGGGACTTGTCTTTTGTCTTCACTCGCCTCTCcctgtctcctcctctctctctgtgcaccaCCCATccactcagagagagagagagagaggccggcGGCTGGGGACTAGCGATCCTCTTTTCGAGTCATTCGCCCTCTTGCGGCTTTGTATTCCGCTGCTGGTCCGGGGCGAAGGGGGTGGGCGTGTGCGGTGTGGCCCTCGGGGGCACGCGCTCCCCACTCCCCGTCCACAgacccacacccacagagtggggggggggagggaggacacCAAAGCGTCGCAGCATCGTGCCGGGGGCAGAGGAACAGGAGAGGAGACAATGAGGGGAGAAGCGGGAAAGGCGGAGGGGAAGCAAAACGAACACACagacagaaaagaaaagcgaagggCGCTGCAGCGAAGAGGCCGAGAAGGGACATGGCGGTGGCTGGTGGCAGGGAAGAGGCCCTACTTGCTCATCATCATCTTAACGAACTCCTCGTAGTTGATCTGGCCGTCACCGTCCACGTCGGCCTCGCGGATCATCtcgtccacctcctcgtccgtgAGCTTCTCGCCGAGGTTGGTCAtgacgtggcgcagctccgcagcggaGATGAAGCCGTTGCCATCCTTGTCGAACACGCGGAACGCCTCCttgatctcctcctccgagtCGGAGTCCTGCATCTTGCGCGCCATCAGCGTCAGGAACTCGGGGAAGTcgatggtgccgctgccgtcctGGTCCACCTCGTTGATCatgtcctgcagctccgcctcggtGGGGTTCTGGCCGAGCGAGCGCATGACGGTGCCGAGCTCcttggtggtgatggtgccgtcgccgtccttgtcaaagagggaaaaggccTCCTTGAACTCGGAGATCTGCTCGTTGGACAGCTGATCCGCCATGGCtgctgtgggtgggtgcttTGGTGGCTgtgcaggggaaggggaaacacgcgcacaaggAGGACAGAAAGTGAAAGGAGGACGAGGGTGTTTTTGCTTTTCGATGCCTGCGTGGGTGCttagaggaggaagggagaggggcagagggTGAGCGTGGGGGAATTGACagccaaagagagagagaggggaaagaggtaGTGATGTGCAGTAGGAGCACCACTGCTTGATACAAAGTGGTTTGTATTCGAACGAGAGGATGGCGAGGGACGAGGTGCGGCTAGCAGGCAGCTGGCAAGTGGATGacggaaagaggaggaatACATGCCAAGTGCTGCTCAAATGTGCACCCGTGTCTGTGTGCCACTCTCCCCCCACGTTTCCCCATCACCCGCACGAGAACACCTTCACACTCAGGCGATCGACACTCTTGattgtggtggtggcggttgGAAAAGGGGCCGGTGAGTACTGAGGACGAAAGGGAAGTATGCCTGTCTACAGCTTTGCACGAGTTTTTTCAGCAGGGCAGGAGTGTTCGCGGCACTGTGAGAGCTTTCGTGCTACCCTcaacggagagagggagagatgaaTGGTGAATGGTGAATGATGGGCATCCGAATCCGAGTAAccggagaggcagagagcgtgtgtgtcagagagagagagaaagagagagctcCACCTTAATAGTGGACGATACAATTGGGACTTTtctacgcacacacgcacacacacctttACCATTCACTGCGACAGGCCTCCCCCAATGAAGCGTGCAAACTCAAGCTTA harbors:
- a CDS encoding ras family protein-like protein — translated: MLKRQRIPSLPFSLLNKTSLRHPLTVEAPFHAHPRMPFLLVMPAASATPPHLPASLDYPRIKLLAIGDVGVGKSCLIKRYCEGRFVTKYIPTIGIDFGIRKVEVDKAAVLQQRSSGSSSSSSAATAAAQCGINSGGGGASSAIPTDVRVNFWDGSGDDDYREIRNEFYEAAQGVLLMYDARNAQSFSALQGWWEELCAYCQGMPAAESGGGGDGRGPASPGNAVAAGAGGKRMSVLNAVTSGTAAGKAVGRTDGKAPVVVLCANKVDDTAVPGAAAPRPRAVSEEQGRAWAREHGCAAYYETSASTGKNVKEAIEDLVVRMVAKFM
- a CDS encoding putative ef-hand protein 5 encodes the protein MSSSKASPASLSQQQLSSVRHPGISGFSSAIYRGALNHSASAELQEGYRILTNGQMASIISDKELYRAFHNCGLHTTEEEVNDLLRIVHQDEHALGLEFSEFMMLMTKEIDEQSMEEMRHAFRLLDQNNTGTITKKQFTELFVSAGEHSSAEELEELMLLAETSEESEVVDYNKLVNELAIRLNKM
- a CDS encoding putative calmodulin; the encoded protein is MADQLSNEQISEFKEAFSLFDKDGDGTITTKELGTVMRSLGQNPTEAELQDMINEVDQDGSGTIDFPEFLTLMARKMQDSDSEEEIKEAFRVFDKDGNGFISAAELRHVMTNLGEKLTDEEVDEMIREADVDGDGQINYEEFVKMMMSK
- a CDS encoding putative calmodulin, translated to MADQLSNEQISEFKEAFSLFDKDGDGTITTKELGTVMRSLGQNPTEAELQDMINEVDQDGSGTIDFPEFLTLMARKMQDSDSEEEIKEAFRVFDKDGNGFISAAELRHVMTNLGEKLTDEEVDEMIREADVDGDGQINYEEFVKMMMSK